One region of Oncorhynchus keta strain PuntledgeMale-10-30-2019 chromosome 24, Oket_V2, whole genome shotgun sequence genomic DNA includes:
- the LOC118357511 gene encoding pleckstrin homology domain-containing family A member 1-like isoform X3 gives MPYVDRQNRICGFLDIEENENSGKFLRRYFILDTKEGSLVWYMDNPQNLPKGAEHVGSLKLSYISKVSDATKLRPKAEFCFVINAGMRKFYLQANDQQDLVEWVNVLNNATKITVPKSGDGQPSAEMPQEVLGSMKQISYKTEIIGGVPIITATQEQGDGGQNGADRGGLRKAHSQLPYFLGRGVQDQALIKAGYCVKQGALMKNWKRRYFLLEENAVSYFKSDLEREPLRVIPLKEVHKVQECKQSDLMQRDNLFEVVTSSRTFYIQSDSPEEMHSWIKAISGAIVAQRGPGRSAASMRQARRLSNPCIQRYTFRNGECSTSTVTTPPPPSTVAAIRRDPPSLARPSRQSSPTTSHRGARALTWDSQDFLGLLPWRGHQGPPPPHRSRLSLQETPRLSK, from the exons ATGCCTTACGTGGATCGGCAGAACAGGATCTGTGGCTTCCTGGACATCGAGGAGAATGAGAACAGCGGCAAGTTCCTCCGACGCTATTTCATCCTGGACACCAAGGAGGGTAGCCTGGTGTGGTACATGGACAACCCACAG AACCTGCCCAAAGGAGCTGAACATGTTGGCTCCCTCAAACTCTCTTACATCTCAAAG GTGAGTGATGCCACCAAGCTGCGACCGAAGGCGGAGTTCTGCTTCG tcatCAATGCTGGTATGAGGAAGTTCTACCTCCAGGCCAACGATCAGCAGGATCTGGTAGAGTGGGTCAACGTGCTCAACAACGCCACCAAGATCACA GTGCCAAAGTCGGGGGACGGCCAGCCCAGTGCAGAGATGCCTCAGGAGGTGCTGGGTTCCATGAAGCAGATCTCCTATAAGACGGAGATCATAGGAGGGGTACCCATCATCACTGCCACACAG GAGCAGGGCGACGGGGGGCAGAACGGAGCAGACAGGGGGGGCCTGCGGAAGGCCCACAGCCAGCTGCCCTACTTCCTGGGGCGGGGGGTGCAGGACCAGGCGCTCATCAAGGCTGGATACTGTGTCAAGCAAGGAGCCCTG ATGAAGAACTGGAAGAGGAGATACTTCTTACTGGAGGAGAACGCGGTCAGCTACTTTAAGTCAGACCTG gAGAGAGAGCCACTGCGTGTGATCCCACTGAAAGAGGTTCACAAAGTTCAGGAGTGCAAACAGAG TGACTTAATGCAGAGGGACAATCTATTTGAAGTGGTCACTAGCTCAAGGACCTTTTACATACAG TCGGACAGTCCAGAGGAGATGCACAGCTGGATAAAGGCCATCTCTGGAGCCATTGTGGCCCAGCGGGGGCCTGGACGCTCAGCTGCCTCT ATGCGTCAGGCCCGTCGGCTGTCGAACCCTTGTATACAGAGGTATACATTCCGCAATGGTGAATGCAGCAC GAGCACAGTGACCACACCCCCTCCGCCTTCTACTGTAGCAGCAATCAGGCGGGACCCCCCGTCCCTCGCTCGCCCATCCAGGCAGAGCTCCCCTACCACCAGCCACAGGGGGGCCCGGGCCCTGACCTGGGACAGCCAGGACTTCTTGGGCCTGCTGCCCTGGCGAGGCCACCAGGGGCCACCACCACCGCACCGCTCCCGCCTCTCTCTCCAGGAGACCCCTCGCCTGTCCAAGTGA
- the LOC118357511 gene encoding pleckstrin homology domain-containing family A member 1-like isoform X4, translating into MPYVDRQNRICGFLDIEENENSGKFLRRYFILDTKEGSLVWYMDNPQNLPKGAEHVGSLKLSYISKVSDATKLRPKAEFCFVINAGMRKFYLQANDQQDLVEWVNVLNNATKITVPKSGDGQPSAEMPQEVLGSMKQISYKTEIIGGVPIITATQEQGDGGQNGADRGGLRKAHSQLPYFLGRGVQDQALIKAGYCVKQGALMKNWKRRYFLLEENAVSYFKSDLEREPLRVIPLKEVHKVQECKQSDLMQRDNLFEVVTSSRTFYIQSDSPEEMHSWIKAISGAIVAQRGPGRSAASRVKFDSEILTFPK; encoded by the exons ATGCCTTACGTGGATCGGCAGAACAGGATCTGTGGCTTCCTGGACATCGAGGAGAATGAGAACAGCGGCAAGTTCCTCCGACGCTATTTCATCCTGGACACCAAGGAGGGTAGCCTGGTGTGGTACATGGACAACCCACAG AACCTGCCCAAAGGAGCTGAACATGTTGGCTCCCTCAAACTCTCTTACATCTCAAAG GTGAGTGATGCCACCAAGCTGCGACCGAAGGCGGAGTTCTGCTTCG tcatCAATGCTGGTATGAGGAAGTTCTACCTCCAGGCCAACGATCAGCAGGATCTGGTAGAGTGGGTCAACGTGCTCAACAACGCCACCAAGATCACA GTGCCAAAGTCGGGGGACGGCCAGCCCAGTGCAGAGATGCCTCAGGAGGTGCTGGGTTCCATGAAGCAGATCTCCTATAAGACGGAGATCATAGGAGGGGTACCCATCATCACTGCCACACAG GAGCAGGGCGACGGGGGGCAGAACGGAGCAGACAGGGGGGGCCTGCGGAAGGCCCACAGCCAGCTGCCCTACTTCCTGGGGCGGGGGGTGCAGGACCAGGCGCTCATCAAGGCTGGATACTGTGTCAAGCAAGGAGCCCTG ATGAAGAACTGGAAGAGGAGATACTTCTTACTGGAGGAGAACGCGGTCAGCTACTTTAAGTCAGACCTG gAGAGAGAGCCACTGCGTGTGATCCCACTGAAAGAGGTTCACAAAGTTCAGGAGTGCAAACAGAG TGACTTAATGCAGAGGGACAATCTATTTGAAGTGGTCACTAGCTCAAGGACCTTTTACATACAG TCGGACAGTCCAGAGGAGATGCACAGCTGGATAAAGGCCATCTCTGGAGCCATTGTGGCCCAGCGGGGGCCTGGACGCTCAGCTGCCTCT AGAGTCAAATTTGACAGTGAGATACTAACATTTCCCAAGTGA
- the LOC118357511 gene encoding pleckstrin homology domain-containing family A member 1-like isoform X2 yields the protein MPYVDRQNRICGFLDIEENENSGKFLRRYFILDTKEGSLVWYMDNPQVSDATKLRPKAEFCFVINAGMRKFYLQANDQQDLVEWVNVLNNATKITVPKSGDGQPSAEMPQEVLGSMKQISYKTEIIGGVPIITATQEQGDGGQNGADRGGLRKAHSQLPYFLGRGVQDQALIKAGYCVKQGALMKNWKRRYFLLEENAVSYFKSDLEREPLRVIPLKEVHKVQECKQSDLMQRDNLFEVVTSSRTFYIQSDSPEEMHSWIKAISGAIVAQRGPGRSAASEHSDHTPSAFYCSSNQAGPPVPRSPIQAELPYHQPQGGPGPDLGQPGLLGPAALARPPGATTTAPLPPLSPGDPSPVQVSASSCYPTNAHQEELSPWRRRSKVEGDQPELSSLGFEDSDLHVSQV from the exons ATGCCTTACGTGGATCGGCAGAACAGGATCTGTGGCTTCCTGGACATCGAGGAGAATGAGAACAGCGGCAAGTTCCTCCGACGCTATTTCATCCTGGACACCAAGGAGGGTAGCCTGGTGTGGTACATGGACAACCCACAG GTGAGTGATGCCACCAAGCTGCGACCGAAGGCGGAGTTCTGCTTCG tcatCAATGCTGGTATGAGGAAGTTCTACCTCCAGGCCAACGATCAGCAGGATCTGGTAGAGTGGGTCAACGTGCTCAACAACGCCACCAAGATCACA GTGCCAAAGTCGGGGGACGGCCAGCCCAGTGCAGAGATGCCTCAGGAGGTGCTGGGTTCCATGAAGCAGATCTCCTATAAGACGGAGATCATAGGAGGGGTACCCATCATCACTGCCACACAG GAGCAGGGCGACGGGGGGCAGAACGGAGCAGACAGGGGGGGCCTGCGGAAGGCCCACAGCCAGCTGCCCTACTTCCTGGGGCGGGGGGTGCAGGACCAGGCGCTCATCAAGGCTGGATACTGTGTCAAGCAAGGAGCCCTG ATGAAGAACTGGAAGAGGAGATACTTCTTACTGGAGGAGAACGCGGTCAGCTACTTTAAGTCAGACCTG gAGAGAGAGCCACTGCGTGTGATCCCACTGAAAGAGGTTCACAAAGTTCAGGAGTGCAAACAGAG TGACTTAATGCAGAGGGACAATCTATTTGAAGTGGTCACTAGCTCAAGGACCTTTTACATACAG TCGGACAGTCCAGAGGAGATGCACAGCTGGATAAAGGCCATCTCTGGAGCCATTGTGGCCCAGCGGGGGCCTGGACGCTCAGCTGCCTCT GAGCACAGTGACCACACCCCCTCCGCCTTCTACTGTAGCAGCAATCAGGCGGGACCCCCCGTCCCTCGCTCGCCCATCCAGGCAGAGCTCCCCTACCACCAGCCACAGGGGGGCCCGGGCCCTGACCTGGGACAGCCAGGACTTCTTGGGCCTGCTGCCCTGGCGAGGCCACCAGGGGCCACCACCACCGCACCGCTCCCGCCTCTCTCTCCAGGAGACCCCTCGCCTGTCCAAGTGAGCGCCTCGTCCTGTTACCCCACCAATGCCCACCAGGAGGAGCTGTCGCCATGGAGACGGCGCAGCAAGGTAGAGGGCGACCAACCGGAACTCTCCTCCCTCGGCTTCGAGGACTCAGACCTGCATGTCAGCCAGGTGTGA
- the LOC118357511 gene encoding pleckstrin homology domain-containing family A member 1-like isoform X1: MPYVDRQNRICGFLDIEENENSGKFLRRYFILDTKEGSLVWYMDNPQNLPKGAEHVGSLKLSYISKVSDATKLRPKAEFCFVINAGMRKFYLQANDQQDLVEWVNVLNNATKITVPKSGDGQPSAEMPQEVLGSMKQISYKTEIIGGVPIITATQEQGDGGQNGADRGGLRKAHSQLPYFLGRGVQDQALIKAGYCVKQGALMKNWKRRYFLLEENAVSYFKSDLEREPLRVIPLKEVHKVQECKQSDLMQRDNLFEVVTSSRTFYIQSDSPEEMHSWIKAISGAIVAQRGPGRSAASEHSDHTPSAFYCSSNQAGPPVPRSPIQAELPYHQPQGGPGPDLGQPGLLGPAALARPPGATTTAPLPPLSPGDPSPVQVSASSCYPTNAHQEELSPWRRRSKVEGDQPELSSLGFEDSDLHVSQV, translated from the exons ATGCCTTACGTGGATCGGCAGAACAGGATCTGTGGCTTCCTGGACATCGAGGAGAATGAGAACAGCGGCAAGTTCCTCCGACGCTATTTCATCCTGGACACCAAGGAGGGTAGCCTGGTGTGGTACATGGACAACCCACAG AACCTGCCCAAAGGAGCTGAACATGTTGGCTCCCTCAAACTCTCTTACATCTCAAAG GTGAGTGATGCCACCAAGCTGCGACCGAAGGCGGAGTTCTGCTTCG tcatCAATGCTGGTATGAGGAAGTTCTACCTCCAGGCCAACGATCAGCAGGATCTGGTAGAGTGGGTCAACGTGCTCAACAACGCCACCAAGATCACA GTGCCAAAGTCGGGGGACGGCCAGCCCAGTGCAGAGATGCCTCAGGAGGTGCTGGGTTCCATGAAGCAGATCTCCTATAAGACGGAGATCATAGGAGGGGTACCCATCATCACTGCCACACAG GAGCAGGGCGACGGGGGGCAGAACGGAGCAGACAGGGGGGGCCTGCGGAAGGCCCACAGCCAGCTGCCCTACTTCCTGGGGCGGGGGGTGCAGGACCAGGCGCTCATCAAGGCTGGATACTGTGTCAAGCAAGGAGCCCTG ATGAAGAACTGGAAGAGGAGATACTTCTTACTGGAGGAGAACGCGGTCAGCTACTTTAAGTCAGACCTG gAGAGAGAGCCACTGCGTGTGATCCCACTGAAAGAGGTTCACAAAGTTCAGGAGTGCAAACAGAG TGACTTAATGCAGAGGGACAATCTATTTGAAGTGGTCACTAGCTCAAGGACCTTTTACATACAG TCGGACAGTCCAGAGGAGATGCACAGCTGGATAAAGGCCATCTCTGGAGCCATTGTGGCCCAGCGGGGGCCTGGACGCTCAGCTGCCTCT GAGCACAGTGACCACACCCCCTCCGCCTTCTACTGTAGCAGCAATCAGGCGGGACCCCCCGTCCCTCGCTCGCCCATCCAGGCAGAGCTCCCCTACCACCAGCCACAGGGGGGCCCGGGCCCTGACCTGGGACAGCCAGGACTTCTTGGGCCTGCTGCCCTGGCGAGGCCACCAGGGGCCACCACCACCGCACCGCTCCCGCCTCTCTCTCCAGGAGACCCCTCGCCTGTCCAAGTGAGCGCCTCGTCCTGTTACCCCACCAATGCCCACCAGGAGGAGCTGTCGCCATGGAGACGGCGCAGCAAGGTAGAGGGCGACCAACCGGAACTCTCCTCCCTCGGCTTCGAGGACTCAGACCTGCATGTCAGCCAGGTGTGA